A genomic region of Drosophila kikkawai strain 14028-0561.14 chromosome X, DkikHiC1v2, whole genome shotgun sequence contains the following coding sequences:
- the fz4 gene encoding frizzled-4 — translation MESLSLLLLLPLLLQLTSARATSITSSSSSSPPVPQPPPFRQCETIRIEMCREIGYNETSMPNLVGHEMQADVEYTLQTFAPLIEYDCSSRLKFFLCAAYVPLCTPKAPVHTIGPCRSLCESVRIRCHPVLQGFGFPWPLALDCERFPRWNNHETMCMKGPEELHQPQQEQDLYGGLSSSQGGGNIAGTLPLDCSGLAKSHLYVKLPRSGRCAPLCEADILFTPSEKHLAEVWVSTWAYAALGLALVATVCLLLASDGSRLASAAKWSRLLSPLIWCHNMVTLGWTVRFVVGRTGTACGTDPQAPNESLLSVDGLSNASCASVFLMRYYFGMAACAWWAVLCLGWHRDIRRHSPDAKGHVAIIPNAATSSSSSNYAKRQDLTQNNFVCFVAWGLPAFQTAAVIVARYVDADELLGACFVGNQSDKALQVLVATPVFCYWIFGSMNLISGYLVHCRTKEILRNSNALTLQQLSAHGSSGIGIFLFMYGLACALLLLAVIYEFANIDVWLGSGETSTPLWPFLVRAFMELMLGICCFAWILGPSISMMYKRQVGGNNKMIMKPLSGGTDAQSSSRGSHAACSSTVVSYHSVRPSMVSAPLAPQLQSPYKLKTSPGAGSISLNQMSNYSLGRSNHQHRHQHRHHHQHHHQQHHQQHHHQQGHQGDHSSSSHRLYYPPGGSSYASQKHYYPPLQHYGDETLL, via the exons ATGGAGTCCCTCTCCCTGCTGCTCCTACTGCCGCTGCTCCTGCAACTGACCAGTGCCAGGGCCACCTCCATCACCAGTTCCAGTTCAAGCTCTCCGCCAGTGCCGCAGCCGCCGCCATTCCGCCAATGCGAGACGATCCGCATCGAGATGTGCCGCGAGATCGGCTACAACGAGACCTCCATGCCCAACCTTGTGGGCCACGAGATGCAAGCGGACGTGGAGTACACGCTGCAGACATTTGCGCCGCTCATCGAGTACGATTGCAGCTCCCGACTGAAGTTCTTCCTCTGTGCCGCCTACGTGCCCCTGTGCACGCCCAAGGCCCCAGTGCACACGATCGGTCCCTGCCGCAGCCTGTGCGAATCGGTGCGCATTCGCTGTCATCCGGTGCTCCAAGGATTCGGCTTCCCCTGGCCTCTGGCCCTAGACTGTGAACGTTTTCCCCGGTGGAATAACCACGAGACGATGTGCATGAAGGGCCCTGAGGAGCTGCATCAGCCGCAGCAGGAACAGGATTTATATGGAGGATTATCGTCGTCACAGGGAGGCGGAAATATTGCAGGAACACTCCCCCTAGATTGTTCTGGCCTGGCCAAATCTcatttgtatgtaaaattgCCAAGATCCGGACGCTGTGCTCCTCTGTGCGAGGCCGATATCCTGTTTACCCCCTCCGAAAAGCACCTGGCCGAGGTATGGGTCTCAACCTGGGCATATGCCGCCTTGGGACTGGCCCTGGTGGCCACCGTttgcctgctgctggccagcGATGGCAGCCGGTTGGCCAGTGCTGCCAAATGGTCGCGTCTATTGTCGCCGCTTATTTGGTGCCACAACATGGTCACCCTGGGCTGGACCGTGCGCTTTGTGGTGGGCAGAACGGGCACAGCCTGCGGCACAGATCCCCAGGCACCGAACGAGTCGCTGCTCAGCGTGGACGGACTGTCGAATGCCTCGTGTGCGAGTGTCTTTTTGATGCGTTACTACTTTGGCATGGCTGCCTGTGCCTG GTGGGCTGTCCTCTGCCTGGGCTGGCATCGGGATATACGTCGTCATAGCCCGGATGCCAAGGGCCATGTGGCCATTATCCCCAACGccgccacctcctcctcctcctccaactATGCCAAGCGGCAGGATCTCACGCAGAATAactttgtgtgttttgtggcCTGGGGGTTGCCCGCCTTCCAAACAGCCGCCGTGATTGTGGCGCGTTATGTGGATGCCGATGAGCTGCTGG GCGCCTGTTTTGTGGGTAATCAGTCGGACAAGGCTCTCCAGGTGCTGGTGGCCACGCCTGTCTTTTGCTATTGGATCTTTGGCTCCATGAACCTGATCTCCGGCTACCTGGTGCACTGCCGCACCAAGGAGATCCTGAGGAACAGTAATGCCCTGACCCTGCAACAACTGAGTGCTCATGGTAGCTCGGGAATTGGCATATTCCTCTTTATGTATGGCTTGGCCTGCGCATTGCTCCTGCTGGCCGTCATCTATGAGTTTGCCAATATCGATGTCTGGCTGGGATCGGGCGAGACCAGCACTCCGCTGTGGCCGTTTTTGGTGCGCGCTTTTATGGAACTGATGCTGGGCATTTGCTGCTTTGCCTGGATCCTGGGACCCAGCATTTCCATGATGTACAAGCGTCAGGTGGGTGGCAATAACAAGATGATTATGAAACCTTTGTCTGGTGGCACCGATGCTCAGAGTAGCTCGCGTGGCTCTCATGCGGCATGCAGCAGCACGGTTGTCTCCTATCATTCTGTGAGGCCATCCATGGTCAGTGCTCCCTTGGCGCCGCAGCTGCAGAGTCCCTACAAGCTGAAAACATCACCGGGAGCGGGCTCCATATCGTTGAATCAAATGTCCAACTATTCGTTGGGCAGGAGCAATCATCAGCACAGGCACCAGCACaggcatcatcatcaacatcatcatcagcagcatcatcagcagcatcatcaccaGCAGGGACACCAGGGAGaccactcctcctcctcgcatCGCCTGTATTATCCACCGGGGGGTAGCAGCTATGCCTCCCAGAAGCACTACTATCCCCCCCTGCAGCATTATGGCGATGAGACGCTGCTCTAG
- the LOC108079427 gene encoding protein FAM177A1 → MPLPASDITRNGGGGGGGAGGGAASETDNVTALELHSGRRMLHFSDGVMEELSSGSEDETEAADVTDQSYAVQLDEREMAFGPRLRYKASRMGNRFLAGIDYVGGGLASLLGITSSKYASELENNQRRAKEEQDLEDLDNWQPRQPNNNNNNNRNETLVLTRSEASLPPTRQ, encoded by the exons ATGCCGCTGCCAGCGAGCGATATAACGAGgaacggaggaggaggaggaggtggagcaggaggaggagctgccaGCGAAACGGACAATGTAACCGCCCTTGAACTGCACAGTGGGCGGCGCATGCTGCACTTCAGCGACGGCGTTATGGAGGAGCTATCCTCGGGCAGCGAGGACGAAACGGAGGCGGCGGATGTGACCGATCAAAGCTATGCTGTACAGCTGGATGAG CGCGAAATGGCTTTCGGACCCCGCCTTCGTTACAAGGCCAGCCGCATGGGCAACCGTTTCCTGGCCGGCATCGATTATGTGGGCGGTGGGCTGGCCTCCCTGCTGGGCATTACCAGCAGCAAGTATGCCAGCGAGCTGGAGAATAACCAGCGTAGGgccaaggaggagcaggacCTCGAGGACCTTGACAATTGGCAACCGCGGCAAcctaataataacaacaacaacaatcgcaATGAGACTTTAGTTCTCACACGCAGTGAGGCGTCCTTGCCACCCACCAGGCAATAA
- the LOC108079346 gene encoding HMG box-containing protein 4 yields MESPTSNLVARDFQVTGVSRSGRVRKKSSKLLDFESPEEIEKRTRRHSTSRQPARYTSRGRPPNILRDAELDQEMLLFDHNVSENESTLAPGPAPTAAAAAAVILNSDDELDNLVQDLVDGVQAEATNNESPVRQSLYMREKANNKRKVVTAKVQRKDKGKQRYTAYSLWARDVRKRDLQDMDFASATRRLSELWANVSNREKNNWRRKAKVQATRARSRERTGPNSSSTAPAHQQPTSNGSTAQEPIHNETIFQNRATTSRTRKLAADRHQSSLESAAAAAAAATASTTQRRSISTRSGRGNGTAQLETDAGGSSSSKTAAQQLEAPPQPTSIEAIDAAAHLKLLGESLTVIGERLKKHNGHVALSGSLSVLLDSLLCSMGPLLCMTTQIPGLENKAQLSRNLANTLDNIAYVMPGL; encoded by the exons ATGGAATCGCCCACCTCGAATTTGGTGGCCAGAG ACTTCCAGGTCACTGGCGTCTCGCGCAGCGGACGCGTCCGCAAAAAGTCATCGAAGCTGTTGGATTTCGAATCCCCGGAGGAGATCGAGAAGCGTACGCGCCGCCACAGCACTAGCAGGCAGCCGGCCAGGTATACCTCACGCGGCCGTCCGCCCAACATACTCCGCGATGCGGAACTTGACCAGGAGATGCTTCTCTTTGACCACAACGTCTCTGAGAACGAAAGTACGCTGGCTCCGGGACCGGCTCccaccgctgccgctgccgccgccgtcaTTCTCAACTCCGACGACGAGCTGGACAATCTAGTGCAGGATCTGGTGGACGGTGTTCAGGCGGAGGCCACCAACAATGAGTCCCCCGTTCGCCAGAGCCTGTACATGCGCGAGAAGGCCAACAACAAGCGCAAGGTGGTCACCGCCAAGGTGCAACGCAAGGACAAAGGCAAACAGCGCTACACAGCCTACAGCCTGTGGGCCAGGGATGTGCGCAAGCGAGACCTCCAAGATATGG ACTTTGCCAGCGCCACCAGACGCCTCAGCGAGCTGTGGGCGAACGTATCGAACAGGGAGAAGAACAATTGGCGGCGCAAGGCCAAGGTGCAGGCGACCAGGGCCAGGTCGCGTGAGCGAACCGGCCCGAATAGCAGCAGCACGGCGCCCGCCCATCAGCAGCCCACCAGCAATGGGAGCACGGCCCAAGAGCCGATCCACAACGAGACTATCTTCCAGAATCGGGCCACGACGAGTCGCACCCGAAAATTGGCCGCCGATCGTCACCAATCCTCGCTGGAATCcgctgcagcggcggcggcggccgcAACGGCATCTACCACGCAGAGGCGCAGCATTAGCACACGGAGCGGCCGGGGAAACGGTACTGCTCAGTTGGAAACGGATGcgggcggcagcagcagcagtaagACTGCAGCGCAGCAGCTGGAGGCCCCGCCGCAGCCCACCAGCATCGAGGCAATCGATGCGGCGGCTCACCTGAAGCTGCTCGGCGAGAGCCTCACCGTGATTGGGGAGCGTCTGAAGAAGCACAACGGCCATGTGGCCCTCTCGGGCAGCCTCTCAGTCCTGCTGGACAGCCTGCTCTGCTCGATGGGGCCGCTCCTCTGCATGACCACCCAGATCCCGGGGCTGGAGAACAAGGCGCAGCTGTCGCGTAATCTTGCCAACACTCTGGACAACATAGCCTACGTGATGCCGGGACTGTGA
- the Hinfp gene encoding histone H4 transcription factor — MLTAQPPQPHPLAPNGKRKKPAELLLVCGWSGCQDICEGEWNMNTHIGQHLEEYAREAAEAEAEEHCCRWTDCDFRCSCRVEFERHSYYHGYYLHLLLQGQLECDLHPEIPACTAPARYKLPHLGQNFLCGWTDCEREFVSIVEFQDHIVKHALFEYDIQKTPDDERPKTQCNWSLCHKQMGNKYRLIEHISTHSNKKQVACYHCGELFRTKTTLFDHLRRQPENNTNSFQCAQCFKFFATKKLLKSHVVRHVNCYKCTMCDMTCSSSSSLTTHIRYRHLKDKPLKCSECDTRCVRESDLAKHIQIVHSKSVHQCEHPDCHYSVRTYTQMRRHFLEVHGNNPILYACHCCERFFKSGRSLSAHLIKKHGFRLPSGHKRFTYRVDENGFYRLETTRIESLEVTQQILSPQVNRSLEIDLKPSTGSCFEIVDPTNMEFERIIVSNDANEAQLMGEVVISLPSLAEPEKL; from the exons ATGTTGACAGCCCAGCCCCCGCAGCCGCATCCACTGGCCCCGAATGGCAAGCGGAAAAAGCCCGCGGAGCTGCTCCTAGTTTGTGGGTGGAGCGGTTGCCAGGATATTTGCGAGGGTGAATGGAACATGAACACCCACATTGGCCAGCACCTAGAGGAGTATGCCCGCGAGGCGGCCGAGGCCGAGGCGGAGGAGCACTGCTGCCGATGGACCGACTGTGATTTTCGTTGCAGCTGCCGGGTGGAATTTGAACGTCACTCGTACTACCATGGCTACTACCTACACCTGCTGCTCCAGGGTCAGCTGGAGTGTGACCTGCATCCAGAGATACCAGCCTGCACGGCTCCCGCCCGCTACAAATTGCCCCATCTCGGCCAGAACTTCCTTTGCGGTTGGACGGACTGCGAGCGTGAGTTCGTCTCGATTGTGGAGTTCCAGGATCACATTGTGAAGCATGCGCTATTCGAGTATGATATACAGAAGACGCCGGACGACGAGCGGCCCAAGACGCAGTGCAACTGGAGTCTGTGCCACAAGCAAATGGGCAACAAGTATCGCCTCATCGAGCACATAAGCACGCATTCAAACAAGAAGCAGGTGGCCTGCTACCACTGCGGTGAGCTCTTCCGGACCAAGACCACGCTCTTTGATCACCTGCGCCGGCAGCCAGAGAACAATA CCAACAGCTTTCAGTGCGCTCAGTGCTTTAAGTTCTTTGCCACAAAGAAGCTGCTGAAGAGCCATGTGGTCCGCCATGTCAACTGCTACAAGTGCACCATGTGCGACATGAcctgcagctcctccagctcccTCACCACCCACATACGCTACCGTCACCTCAAGGACAAGCCGCTCAAGTGCAGCGAATGCGACACACGCTGCGTCCGCGAATCCGACCTGGCCAAGCACATCCAAATAGTACACTCAAAGTCGGTGCATCAGTGCGAGCACCCAGACTGCCACTACTCCGTGCGCACCTACACGCAGATGCGAAGG CACTTTCTGGAGGTCCATGGCAACAATCCCATACTGTATGCCTGCCACTGCTGCGAGCGCTTTTTCAAGAGCGGCAGATCCCTCTCCGCTCACCTGATCAAGAAGCACGGCTTCCGGCTGCCATCGGGCCACAAGCGATTCACGTACCGCGTGGACGAGAACGGTTTCTATCGCTTGGAGACGACGCGCATTGAGAGCCTGGAGGTCACCCAACAGATCCTGTCGCCGCAGGTTAATCGCTCGCTGGAAATCGATCTCAAGCCCAGCACTGGCTCCTGCTTTGAGATCGTGGATCCCACGAACATGGAATTTGAGCGGATCATCGTCTCAAATGATGCCAATGAGGCGCAGCTGATGGGCGAGGTGGTCATCTCGCTGCCAAGCCTCGCGGAGCCCGAGAAGCTGTGA
- the RpL36 gene encoding large ribosomal subunit protein eL36 produces MAVRYELCIGLNKGHKTTKVKNVKYTGDKKVKGLRGSRLKNIQTRHTKFMRDLVREVVGHAPYEKRTMELLKVSKDKRALKFLKRRLGTHIRAKRKREELSNILTQLRKAQTHAK; encoded by the exons ATGGCAGTCCGCTACGAGCTGTGCATTGGTCTGAACAAGGGCCACAAGACCACCAAGGTTAAGAATGTTAAGTACACGGGTGACAAGAAGGTGAAGGGTCTGCGCGGATCCCGTTTGAAGAAC ATCCAAACCCGCCACACCAAGTTCATGAGGGATCTGGTGCGCGAGGTGGTGGGCCATGCCCCCTACGAGAAGCGCACCATGGAGTTGCTGAAGGTGTCCAAGGACAAGCGCGCCCTCAAGTTCCTGAAGCGCCGCCTGGGCACACACATCCGTGCCAAGAGGAAGCGTGAGGAGCTGTCCAACATCCTCACCCAGCTGAGGAAGGCCCAGACCCACGCCAAGTAA
- the spoon gene encoding A-kinase anchor protein 1, mitochondrial has protein sequence MVSGRPLLYLSLPGVAFILGVFWFRRRNKNRLDKPDDEDTSTVKDAAAVEQRKVNGVLQNGKQPQPVASKSMNINGTIANGNGNGNGNGNGSIGSGSASGSDSPNTMLYGKSAPIKIQSNGRSSTSIDSEMLKSKIQDAEHKILCSIDEAFENLSSPVDLPGSVKTSFYNRKTSQKTVEPVVIKATRTPKISPENSFLETNYTKECEQNNNCEPKVDSKEAAKEQTEQTVDSNGNKKRNVDAASPSLSICSVQSGDSGTGSSLPRSEATRAKTTYEFLFPISLIGQLYGRKRAFINQIKAKTLASVALSKNPYSSKVRICTIEGTESEIDAALAMIRQRLPAKRYPNFTMQRIHFALPQTIVPLSTESLYNLQLKLIEGINNDVVVSAVLSGSHIFVQHPLHPSHPSLPMLQKQLYDSYSTMEAPQLPSLEISAVCVIAINGVWYRVQIVDTDAEDEERCLVRFLDFGGYMNVSFTSLRQIRTDFMSVPFQATECILSNIEPIDAAWSQEAAEILSKLTKGIVLQAQVAGYNSHNIPEIYLFASLGPNNVIFINKELVARNLAKWVEMRD, from the exons ATGGTATCCGGTCGTCCTCTACTCTACCTGTCACTGCCCGGTGTAGCATTTATACTCGGCGTCTTTTGGTTTCGTCgtagaaataaaaatcgtTTAGACAAACCCGATGACGAGGACACGTCTACCGTGAAGGATGCGGCAGCGGTGGAGCAGCGCAAGGTCAACGGTGTCCTGCAGAATGGCAAGCAGCCACAGCCAGTGGCCAGCAAGTCGATGAACATCAATGGAACCATAGccaacggaaacggaaatggaaatggaaacggTAATGGAAGTATCGGCAGCGGCAGTGCCAGCGGAAGCGATAGTCCCAACACGATGCTGTATGGCAAGTCGGCTCCCATAAAGATCCAGAGCAATGGACGCAGCTCGACCTCTATTGATTCCGAGATGCTCAAGTCAAAGATTCAGGATGCGGAGCACAAGATACTCTGCTCTATTGACGAGGCCTTTGAGAATCTGTCGTCGCCTGTGGATTTGCCGGGTTCGGTGAAAACCTCGTTTTACAACCGAAAGACTAGCCAAAAGACCGTGGAACCGGTGGTGATTAAGGCCACGCGCACACCCAAGATATCGCCGGAGAACTCATTCCTCGAGACAAACTATACCAAGGAGTGCGAGCAGAACAATAACTGTGAGCCCAAGGTGGATTCCAAAGAGGCTGCCAAAGAGCAGACGGAGCAGACAGTGGACAGCAATGGCAATAAGAAACGCAACGTGGATGCGGCCAGTCCCTCGCTGAGCATCTGCAGCGTCCAGTCAGGCGATTCGGGCACGGGTTCCAGCCTCCCCCGCTCGGAGGCGACGCGGGCCAAGACCACCTACGAGTTCCTCTTCCCCATCAGTCTAATTGGCCAGCTGTACGGACGGAAGCGGGCGTTCATTAACCAGATCAAGGCCAAGACTTTGGCCAGTGTGGCGCTCAGCAAGAATCCGTACTCGAGCAAGGTGCGCATCTGCACTATCGAGGGCACGGAGAGCGAAATAGATGCCGCCTTGGCCATGATCCGTCAACGTTTGCCGGCCAAGCGGTATCCCAACTTTACCATGCAACGCATTCACTTTGCGCTGCCGCAGACCATAGTTCCTCTTTCCACGGAAAGCCTCTACAACCTCCAACTGAAACTAATCGAGGGCATCAACAATGATGTGGTGGTGAGTGCCGTGCTCTCGGGCTCGCATATATTTGTCCAGCATCCGCTGCATCCCTCGCATCCCTCGCTGCCGATGCTGCAGAAGCAGCTATACGATAGCTACTCCACCATGGAGGCACCACAGTTGCCCAGCCTCGAGATCAGTGCTGTCTGCGTGATCGCCATCAATGGGGTGTGGTATCGTGTCCAGATTGTTGACACCGATGCGGAGGATGAGGAGCGCTGTCTGGTTAGGTTCCTTGACTTTGGTGGCTACATGAACGTGAGCTTCACATCGCTGCGTCAAATTCGCACGGATTTTATGAGTGTGCCCTTCCAGGCCACCGAGTGCATCCTGTCCAATATTGAGCCCATCG ATGCGGCCTGGTCCCAAGAGGCGGCCGAGATCCTCAGCAAACTTACCAAAGGCATTGTCTTGCAAGCACAAGTCGCCGGCTACAATAGTCACAACATACCAGAAATCTATTTATTTGCATCCCTAGGCCCAAAT AATGTAATTTTTATCAATAAGGAACTGGTCGCCAGAAATCTCGCGAAGTGGGTGGAGATGCGTGACTAA